The bacterium genome has a window encoding:
- a CDS encoding CHAP domain-containing protein: MTLAEKAVEIAIGYIGVKESPPGSNRGPQVDRFLAATGLSGAPWCAAFVFAVYQEAAKALQAPNPFADIKEPARAFAYREWGRRHNCVVKEKGDQKNHHYAPGMLVVFDFSHIGIVEKDLGDGTVQTIEGNTDAKGSRTGGQVMRKIRQLKSGDVVVGVRETAPISLPPKESYIRFLNVGWTGVLRDIPIDKRSGHPDIIAANAITRHVKDAFNLD, encoded by the coding sequence ATGACGCTTGCAGAAAAAGCAGTCGAGATCGCAATCGGTTATATCGGGGTAAAAGAATCGCCTCCGGGTTCTAACCGCGGCCCGCAGGTTGATAGGTTCCTTGCCGCAACCGGATTGTCGGGTGCACCCTGGTGCGCGGCCTTTGTGTTCGCGGTGTACCAAGAGGCGGCAAAAGCACTTCAGGCGCCTAATCCGTTCGCCGACATTAAGGAACCGGCGCGGGCGTTCGCGTACCGCGAATGGGGCAGGCGGCATAATTGCGTCGTCAAGGAAAAGGGCGATCAAAAAAACCATCATTACGCGCCCGGAATGCTGGTCGTGTTCGACTTCAGCCACATCGGAATTGTCGAAAAGGATTTAGGCGACGGCACGGTGCAGACGATCGAGGGGAACACCGACGCGAAAGGCAGCAGAACCGGCGGGCAGGTAATGCGCAAAATCCGCCAACTCAAAAGCGGCGATGTCGTGGTGGGGGTTCGCGAGACCGCGCCGATTAGTTTGCCGCCGAAAGAATCATACATTCGTTTTCTCAACGTCGGCTGGACAGGTGTACTTAGGGATATCCCGATTGACAAACGCTCCGGCCATCCCGATATCATAGCCGCCAACGCGATCACCCGGCACGTCAAGGACGCATTCAATCTCGATTAA